One genomic region from Mytilus trossulus isolate FHL-02 chromosome 9, PNRI_Mtr1.1.1.hap1, whole genome shotgun sequence encodes:
- the LOC134683464 gene encoding uncharacterized protein LOC134683464: MKQKLRDAEVRTMDETICQQYQNSLLYDIQRNEYITKEISTLREQSRQNIDQIVQQISETKTTITTNISSHSKTTMEQLEGLQLDFANRDDNLNEKIQSNEVKLDEVQKQNKVVIGTIEKERDIQQKNHAEKIGHLFQTERNILSKTKETTADIIKHVKQTGQDIKDKVDNLRADIINTSAIEAAKSIKQGTKLE; this comes from the exons ATGAAACAGAAACTCAGAGATGCTGAAGTGAGGACAATGGATGAAACAATATGTcaacaatatcaaaattctttatTATATGATATTCAGCGGAACGAATATATTACGAAA GAAATTAGTACGCTACGAGAACAATCAAGACAAAACATTGATCAAATAGTTCAGCAAATTTCGGAAACAAAAACTACAATCACCACCAATATTTCGTCTCACAGTAAAACAACTATGGAACAACTGGAAGGCTTGCAGTTGGATTTTGCTAATAGGGATgacaatttaaatgaaaagataCAAAGTAATGAGGTAAAACTCGACGAAGTGCAGAAGCAAAACAAAGTAGTAATAGGGACGATAGAAAAAGAGAGGGACATCCAACAAAAGAACCATGCTGAAAAAATTGGACATTTATTTCAGACTGAGCGCAATAttctgtcaaaaacaaaagaaacaacgGCAGATattattaaacatgtaaaacagaCAGGACAAGATATAAAGGATAAAGTTGACAACCTTAGAGCAGATATTATAAACACTTCTGCCATTGAGGCGGCAAAATCAATAAAGCAAGGTACTAAGTTAGAGTGA